A window from Oreochromis aureus strain Israel breed Guangdong linkage group 16, ZZ_aureus, whole genome shotgun sequence encodes these proteins:
- the rgcc gene encoding regulator of cell cycle RGCC — MKSPKLKPQAKFINEEDLNDVLCEFDAVIEDFTSPVEKRHFRYDEHLKTMKRRSSASVSDSGISDTESAESLNRNSFSFSDERLNSPTMLSPTTTTSPPLMSPKPKLGDTKELEDFIADLDKTLESM, encoded by the exons ATGAAGTCCCCAAAGCTGAAACCTCAAG CCAAGTTCATCAACGAGGAGGATCTGAACGATGTGCTGTGCGAGTTCGACGCGGTGATCGAAGACTTCACGTCGCCGGTGGAGAAGCGACACTTCAGGTACGACGAACACCTGAAGACCatgaagaggaggagcagcGCCAGTGTCAGCGACAGCGGCATCAGCGACACAGAGA GTGCCGAGTCTCTCAACAGAaacagcttcagcttcagcgACGAGAGACTGAACTCGCCCACCATGCtctcccccaccaccaccacctcaccTCCCCTAATGTCACCAAAAC CCAAACTGGGCGACACTAAAGAGCTGGAGGACTTCATCGCCGACCTGGACAAGACACTAGAGA GCATGTGA